One genomic segment of Rivularia sp. PCC 7116 includes these proteins:
- a CDS encoding alpha/beta hydrolase has product MTQQEKTTSASDCLTAQQAFEKFFTPPRKLPTEQEQKFQEQADIFTIPAQPAELTAYSWGKGKTILLVHGWGGRATQLGSFVEPLVELGYRVLAFDAPAHGKTAGTQTNVLQFAQAIKTVVEKEGSIDSIIAHSLGSASTSIVLNEGLQVRKIIFLGAVCYISTTVKMFCKSAKLSPELEQELRSLMEIKFGRDVWQELSVDKRVNSLKIPALLFHDRNDREIPLEESIAINKSWSDSQLITTSRLGHRRILRNEEVIQQTIKFIASK; this is encoded by the coding sequence ATGACACAGCAAGAAAAAACAACTTCAGCTAGTGATTGTCTCACCGCTCAGCAAGCCTTTGAGAAATTTTTTACTCCACCTAGAAAGTTACCAACAGAGCAAGAACAAAAGTTTCAAGAACAAGCAGATATTTTCACAATTCCTGCACAACCAGCAGAGCTTACAGCATATTCCTGGGGGAAAGGTAAAACTATTTTATTAGTTCATGGATGGGGAGGGCGTGCTACACAATTAGGTTCTTTCGTCGAACCTTTAGTAGAGTTAGGTTATCGGGTTCTTGCTTTTGATGCACCTGCACATGGTAAAACAGCAGGTACGCAAACGAATGTGCTGCAATTTGCTCAAGCAATTAAAACTGTTGTTGAAAAAGAAGGTTCAATAGATAGCATAATTGCTCATTCATTGGGAAGTGCAAGTACGTCAATAGTATTAAATGAAGGACTTCAAGTCCGCAAAATAATTTTTTTAGGGGCTGTTTGTTACATATCAACTACAGTAAAAATGTTTTGTAAATCAGCAAAACTTTCTCCAGAATTAGAACAAGAATTACGTAGTTTAATGGAAATTAAATTTGGTCGAGATGTTTGGCAAGAGTTGTCAGTTGATAAGAGAGTTAACAGCTTAAAAATACCAGCTTTGCTATTTCACGATCGCAATGACAGAGAAATACCATTAGAAGAAAGTATTGCAATCAATAAGTCATGGTCAGATAGTCAATTAATTACAACTTCTCGACTTGGACATAGGCGAATTCTTAGGAATGAAGAAGTTATTCAACAAACAATAAAATTCATTGCTTCTAAATAG
- a CDS encoding glutathione S-transferase family protein has product MLKFYYNPRSPMARRVWRGLLEKDIPFEGIVMNLNGDQFQPDYLQIHPFHHVPAIDDDGFKMIESIAILEYLETKYPNPTLLPKDTQSLATVRMVQMVSTNELVPKVLPLMLEKQDSPKLIAAKEHVEKVLAFFADNLKDNSYFGGENLSLADIIVGTDISSLPHLGIDFSKYPNLNKWFEQLMQRPSWQTTEMSPEDFEKFRRIVTRMVQQKMKP; this is encoded by the coding sequence ATGCTCAAATTTTACTACAATCCCCGTTCACCTATGGCTCGTCGTGTATGGCGAGGTTTGCTAGAAAAAGATATTCCCTTTGAAGGAATAGTGATGAATTTGAATGGAGACCAATTTCAGCCAGATTATCTACAAATACATCCTTTCCATCACGTTCCGGCAATAGATGATGATGGATTTAAGATGATAGAATCCATTGCGATTTTAGAATATTTAGAAACAAAATATCCAAATCCCACACTGTTACCAAAAGACACTCAATCTTTAGCAACAGTAAGAATGGTACAGATGGTTTCTACAAACGAATTAGTTCCGAAAGTACTGCCTTTAATGTTGGAAAAACAAGATTCACCAAAGTTGATTGCAGCGAAAGAACACGTTGAAAAAGTATTAGCTTTTTTTGCCGATAATCTCAAAGATAATTCTTACTTTGGAGGTGAAAATTTAAGCTTGGCAGATATTATCGTCGGGACAGATATTTCATCCTTACCGCACTTAGGAATTGATTTTAGTAAATATCCTAATCTAAATAAATGGTTTGAACAATTAATGCAGCGTCCATCATGGCAAACAACAGAAATGAGTCCAGAAGATTTTGAAAAATTTCGACGGATTGTAACTAGGATGGTTCAGCAAAAAATGAAGCCATAA
- a CDS encoding YcxB family protein: MNPNYLKYTVTIDDLVAFLIHHCRTSPRELKTFHLYQRKTPIAIFNIFLFQAILQRNLKALITGTIIALSICLFATLFNYFALKENNVKKMLVERNRQGETGEHILELTDTEIIEKTRVNETKTKISFLDKIVNLPDYALIYISSVEAYVIPRSSISEGNLEKFLEELNIKIEENSHASDN; the protein is encoded by the coding sequence ATGAACCCTAATTATTTGAAGTACACAGTTACAATAGATGATTTAGTAGCTTTCCTAATCCATCATTGTCGTACTTCTCCCCGCGAACTAAAAACATTTCATCTTTATCAGAGAAAAACACCTATTGCAATTTTCAATATATTTTTATTTCAAGCGATTCTACAAAGAAATCTTAAAGCTTTAATTACTGGTACAATCATTGCGCTATCAATATGCCTTTTTGCGACTTTATTCAATTACTTTGCTCTAAAAGAAAATAACGTTAAAAAAATGTTGGTAGAAAGAAATCGTCAAGGAGAAACAGGAGAACATATATTAGAGTTAACAGATACTGAAATTATAGAAAAAACGAGAGTTAATGAGACTAAAACCAAAATTTCATTTTTAGATAAGATTGTAAATTTACCAGATTATGCTTTGATTTATATTAGTTCTGTTGAAGCTTATGTAATACCAAGGTCATCTATAAGTGAAGGTAATCTTGAAAAATTTTTAGAAGAACTTAACATAAAAATAGAAGAGAACTCGCACGCTTCTGACAACTAA
- the trmFO gene encoding FADH(2)-oxidizing methylenetetrahydrofolate--tRNA-(uracil(54)-C(5))-methyltransferase TrmFO, giving the protein MNPITVIGGGLAGTEAAWQIAQAGIPVIFYEMRPTRFGGAHHTEHLAELVCSNSFGAMASDRAAGLLHEELRRLGSIVISKADEHKVPAGGALAVDRGVFSQDLTETLAKHPLIDFRREELREIPEGIVVLATGPLTSPDLAEDLRRFTGMEYLSFFDAASPIVVGESINHDVAFMASRYDKGEAAYLNCPMNKEQYLRFWEELRQAEQVELKGFERENAKFFEACLPIEEQAQRGEDTMRYGPLKPVGLTPPTIAGWGNDAPPPEVQEGEEVKKQRPYAVVQLRQEDKAGKLWNMVGFQTNLRWGEQKRIFQMIPGLENAEFVRLGVMHRNTFINAPQLMIPTLQFKSRPTLLAAGQIIGTEGYTAASAGGWLAGTNAARIALGKEPLTMPNATMMGALFDFISSASPKHFQPMPPNFGILPDLGVKIKNKRERYGKYRDRALEQLAGISEQLTVSSEQLSAIS; this is encoded by the coding sequence ATGAATCCTATAACAGTAATTGGTGGTGGATTAGCTGGAACTGAAGCAGCTTGGCAAATAGCTCAAGCTGGAATTCCAGTCATTTTTTATGAAATGCGTCCCACACGTTTTGGAGGAGCGCACCATACAGAACATTTAGCAGAATTAGTATGTAGTAATTCTTTCGGAGCAATGGCAAGCGATCGCGCTGCTGGTTTGCTGCATGAAGAATTGCGCCGTCTCGGTTCTATCGTGATTTCCAAAGCTGACGAGCATAAAGTTCCTGCTGGTGGGGCATTAGCGGTTGATAGAGGTGTGTTTAGTCAAGATTTGACGGAAACTCTGGCGAAACATCCTTTAATAGACTTTCGCCGCGAAGAATTACGAGAAATTCCTGAAGGTATTGTAGTTTTGGCAACCGGTCCTCTGACAAGTCCCGATTTAGCTGAAGATTTGCGTCGTTTCACGGGCATGGAATATCTCAGCTTTTTTGATGCAGCTAGTCCCATAGTTGTAGGAGAATCCATAAATCACGATGTTGCTTTCATGGCATCCCGTTACGACAAAGGGGAAGCAGCTTATCTTAATTGTCCCATGAATAAAGAGCAATATCTCAGATTCTGGGAAGAATTGCGTCAAGCCGAACAAGTTGAATTGAAAGGCTTTGAAAGAGAAAACGCCAAATTTTTTGAAGCTTGTTTACCCATTGAAGAACAAGCACAACGCGGTGAAGACACCATGCGTTATGGCCCCCTCAAGCCAGTTGGTTTAACTCCCCCTACAATTGCGGGATGGGGTAATGATGCTCCTCCTCCAGAAGTTCAAGAAGGAGAAGAAGTTAAAAAACAACGTCCTTATGCAGTAGTGCAGTTACGTCAAGAAGACAAAGCTGGAAAACTGTGGAATATGGTGGGTTTCCAAACAAACTTGCGCTGGGGAGAACAAAAGCGGATATTCCAAATGATTCCCGGTTTAGAAAATGCCGAATTTGTACGATTAGGAGTAATGCATCGCAACACCTTTATTAATGCACCCCAATTAATGATTCCCACACTGCAATTTAAATCTCGTCCTACCTTGCTTGCAGCCGGACAAATCATTGGTACAGAAGGATACACAGCCGCATCAGCCGGAGGTTGGTTAGCAGGAACTAACGCCGCTCGCATCGCTTTAGGAAAAGAACCCTTAACCATGCCAAACGCAACCATGATGGGAGCTTTATTCGACTTTATCAGTTCTGCTTCTCCCAAACACTTCCAACCAATGCCCCCTAACTTCGGTATATTGCCGGACTTAGGAGTGAAAATAAAAAACAAACGCGAAAGATACGGAAAATACCGCGATCGCGCTTTGGAACAGTTAGCAGGTATCAGCGAACAGTTAACAGTCAGCAGTGAACAGTTATCAGCTATCAGTTAG
- a CDS encoding phytanoyl-CoA dioxygenase family protein, with amino-acid sequence MPNAQFPNYMNESERYLFDLQGFLVVENVLTDDEILALRKLVDKQVAIKNQPEASKLRFDGLLSWGKPFLNLIDNPRITPYLSELLGKFRLDHDYLHIIREGLGPIGCYLHGGGTPYDPTQYYSFRNGRIYNGLLAVAYELNDVHPGDGGFACIPGSHKSNLACPQEWINLEFPRDIVKSVAVKAGSAIIFTEALSHGTLPWQGKNERRTLFYKYSPGSYAWLRNYYNPEEFEDLTASQREMLKTPGVYP; translated from the coding sequence ATGCCCAATGCCCAATTCCCAAATTACATGAATGAATCCGAACGTTATTTGTTTGATTTACAAGGATTTTTAGTTGTTGAGAATGTTCTTACTGACGATGAAATTTTGGCTTTGAGGAAACTGGTGGATAAACAAGTAGCGATCAAAAATCAACCAGAAGCGTCTAAGTTGCGATTTGATGGTTTGCTTTCATGGGGAAAACCTTTTCTAAATTTGATTGATAATCCCCGCATAACTCCTTATTTATCTGAGTTACTGGGAAAATTTCGTTTAGATCACGATTATCTTCACATCATTCGTGAAGGTTTAGGACCAATCGGTTGCTATTTGCACGGTGGGGGAACACCTTACGATCCAACTCAATACTACTCATTCCGGAATGGCAGAATTTACAATGGCTTGCTAGCTGTTGCTTACGAATTAAATGACGTACATCCCGGTGACGGAGGATTTGCTTGTATCCCCGGTAGTCATAAAAGTAATTTAGCTTGCCCCCAAGAATGGATTAACCTAGAATTTCCCAGAGATATCGTCAAATCTGTCGCCGTCAAAGCTGGAAGTGCAATTATATTTACTGAAGCGTTAAGTCATGGAACACTTCCTTGGCAAGGAAAAAACGAACGTAGAACATTATTTTATAAGTATTCTCCCGGTTCATATGCTTGGCTAAGAAATTACTACAATCCCGAAGAATTTGAAGATTTAACTGCATCTCAGCGAGAAATGCTTAAAACACCGGGAGTTTATCCTTAA
- a CDS encoding UPF0158 family protein, with amino-acid sequence MQLPIEIDELKEAFTNYCENSGCKYYLDTTTGKIILDNGSGDPMDIDGNFLYLDGYSIEEFPDKRRFIRLPSSKSCDEYYEIQAFIFTIKSEWLRNKLENTIDSYQAFQRFQDILKREASKYELSNFRSKQLEKLVLKWLESTGIEIGK; translated from the coding sequence ATGCAGTTGCCGATAGAAATTGATGAATTGAAAGAAGCTTTTACTAACTATTGTGAAAATAGCGGGTGCAAATATTACTTGGACACGACCACTGGAAAAATTATACTAGACAATGGTAGTGGCGACCCGATGGACATTGATGGTAATTTTTTGTATCTAGATGGTTACTCTATAGAAGAGTTTCCGGATAAAAGGAGATTTATCCGATTGCCATCTAGTAAGTCTTGTGATGAATATTACGAGATTCAAGCATTTATCTTCACAATTAAAAGTGAATGGCTTCGTAATAAATTAGAGAACACTATTGATAGCTATCAAGCATTTCAACGCTTTCAAGATATTTTGAAACGAGAAGCATCGAAGTACGAATTGTCTAATTTTAGAAGCAAACAGCTTGAAAAACTTGTTTTGAAATGGTTAGAGTCCACTGGAATAGAAATTGGGAAGTGA
- a CDS encoding GNAT family N-acetyltransferase — MPNTAMDIRLFDKKDAEQVANLFHQTVREVNINDYSINQVKAWAPDNIYFRDWVSVCSDKFTYVADDNGKIAGFGELEADGHIDCFYCHKNYQRMGVGKKIYYAIEAKARELKIHCLYTEASITAKPFFLSMGFLTVKKQQVIRRGESFTNYAMEKRILHD; from the coding sequence ATGCCCAACACAGCAATGGATATAAGATTATTTGATAAAAAAGATGCCGAGCAAGTCGCAAACTTATTTCATCAAACAGTACGTGAAGTTAACATCAATGATTATTCAATAAATCAGGTCAAAGCATGGGCACCTGATAATATTTATTTTAGAGATTGGGTAAGTGTTTGTTCGGATAAATTTACTTACGTAGCTGATGATAATGGTAAAATTGCGGGTTTTGGGGAGTTAGAAGCTGACGGACATATAGACTGTTTTTACTGCCACAAAAACTATCAGCGCATGGGTGTAGGTAAAAAAATTTACTATGCCATAGAAGCGAAAGCTCGCGAATTAAAAATACATTGTTTATATACTGAAGCGAGTATTACCGCGAAACCGTTTTTTCTAAGTATGGGATTTTTGACTGTAAAGAAACAACAGGTAATACGTAGAGGAGAAAGCTTTACAAATTATGCAATGGAAAAGAGAATACTGCATGATTGA